CCGCACGGTAATCCTGCAGCTGCGCGTTGCTCACCAGGTACTGGCGGCCGACACCCTTGAGCATCTCGCCGATCTTCACCGGCACCACGCGGCTCTGGGCGATCGAACGAATGCCGGAAACCCGCGCATGCAGGGTTGGGCCGCCGTCGAAGATGTCGATGTAGTGGTCGGTCTCGAAGCCTTCGCGCATCAGGATGTCGAAGGTGATCTGCGCCCGTGGGTGCACCTGGCCCATGGCTTCCTGGGCTTCATCCGGCAGCAGCGGCACGTAGATCGGGTAATGCGGCATCAGCTCGGCGAGGAAGGTGCGGCTTTTCAGCCCGCACAGACGCTCGGCGGCGGCATAGTTGAGGTCGAAGAAGTTGCGGCCGATGGCGTCCCAGAACGGCGAATCACCGTTCTCGTCGCTGTAGCCGACGATTTCGGTGACCACTGAATCGGCAAAGCGCTCGGGGTGGCTGGCGACGAACAGCAGGCGGCCGCGGGAGTTGAGCTCAGACCACGGCGAACCGACCAGTTCAGGCACCACGTAGAAGCTGGTGAGCAGGCTGTTGCCGGTGAGGTCGTGGCACTGGGACAGCACGTGGATCTTGTTGTGGATCTTCAGCTCGCGGGAAGCGTGCACGAAGGTCTCGTTACGAAAACTGTAGAAAGGTTCGGAGTAACCAGCCGAGGCGACGATGGCCGAGCAGCCGGCGAGCTTGCCGGTCTCGGTGTCTTCGAGCACGAAGAAATAGCTTTCTTCACCGTTGAAACTCACCTCGGCCGCGAAGGACGCTTCGCTGGCGGCGATCTTGTCGCTCAGGCGTTCCACATCATCGGGCAAGGAGGTGACACCAATCGGGCTGTCCGCAGCCAGACGCTGTACCTCGCCCAGATCAGCCATTTGCGCGGGGCGCATCACCAGCATGGGTGTCACTCCTTAACTCTAAAACTCATTGGGGAAAATTACCGGACATATCTGGAACAACCCTATTCCAATGTGGGAGGGGGCTTGCCCCCGATAGCGGTGTATCAGTCACCGGATATATCAACTGACAGACTGCTATCGGGGGCAAGCCCCCTCCCACATTTTTGACCCAGTCCAGCCGGCAGAAGGTGTAGCTATCAGGCTTGGGTCAGCGTTTTTACCGCACGTTCGAAGCGGTCCAGGCCTTCGTTGATGTCTGCTTCTTCCACCACCAGGCTCGGGGCAAAACGCACCACGTCCGGGCCGGCTTGCAGGATCATCAGGTTTTCTTTCTCGGCGGCGTTGAACACGTCCTTGGCCTTGCCTTTGAACGCATCGCTCAACACGCAACCGATCAGCAGGCCCAAGCCACGCACCTGGGTGAAGAGGCCGTACTGCTTGCCGATCTGCTCCAGCCGCGACTTGAACAGCGCGTGCTTGGCATTCACGCCAGCCAGCACTTGCGGAGTGTTGATCACGTCGATCACCGCTTCAGCCACTGCGCACGCCAGCGGGTTGCCGCCGTAAGTGGTGCCGTGGGTGCCGACCACCAGGTGCTTGGCCAGGTCTTCACGGGTGAGCATCGCGGCAATCGGGAAACCGCCACCCAGGCTCTTGGCGCTGGTGAGGATGTCCGGCACCACGCCGTAGTGTTGGTAGGCGAACAGGTGGCCGCTACGGCCCATGCCGGTTTGCACTTCGTCGAACACCAGCAGCGCATCATTGGCGTCGCACAGTTCGCGGGCACCTTGCAGGTAAGCCAGCTCGGCCGGCAGTACGCCGCCTTCGCCCTGGATCGGCTCCAGCACCACGGCGCAGGTCTTGTCCGACACGGCGGCTTTCAGCGCGGCCAGGTCGTTGTAAGGCACATGGGTGATGCCGGTGATTTTAGGCCCGAAACCGTCAGAGTACTTGGACTGGCCACCGACGTTCACGGTGAACAGGGTACGGCCGTGGAAGCTGTTCAGCGCGGCGATGATCTCGTACTTCTCGCTGCCGAAACGGTCGAACGCAACGCGACGGGCCAGCTTGAAGGCGGCCTCGTTGGCTTCGGCGCCGGAGTTGCAGAAGAACACACGTTCGGCAAAGGTGGCGTCGATCAGCTTGTGCGCCAGGCGCAACGCCGGCTCGTTGGTGAACACGTTGGAGACATGCCACAGCTTGTTGGCCTGCTCGGTCAGTGCGCCGACCAGCGCCGGGTGGGCGTGGCCCAGTACGTTGACCGCGATGCCGCCGGCAAAGTCGATCAGCTCGCGACCGGCCTGGTCCCACACGCGCGAACCTTCGCCACGCACAGGGATAAACGCGGCAGGTGCATAGTTAGGCACCATTACCTGGTCGAAATCGGCACGTTGCACCGGGGCTTGCTCAACGGACATCGGAGTCTCCTGAAGAGGAACGCCTGCCTGGAACTGGCGGGCGATGCAGGGATTGTAAGGACAGTTTTCAGAGCGGCCTTGCCGCCAAGCGACAACTTCTTATAGCGCCAACCCGCGTTTTACGCGGGTTTACGCCAATGCGACAAATAGCGTCGCAATGGCGCAGTTTAAACCGATAGCGAAGATTTGCAGCAGGCCCGCGAACATATCGATGGCAATAGCGTGACCTGCGCAACGTATGCACCTCATTGCGCGAACGGGATTTTGTTTTGCTGGGGCTCCCTTTATTCAAGAGACCCACCCCCGATGCCACTCAGCCAAGCGCCCGAACACTACACGCCTCTCACCAACCCCCTGCCCGACTGGCTGGGCCAGGCCTCGTCCGCTCGGCACTGCGCGCTGAAACACGCGCCAGTTGCACTGTCATCGCGAGTCAAAGCAGCGACGACGCCCGAGCACGAGCGCCTGCAAGGGCTGATTGCCAATTACATGACGGCGCAGAACAGCATCGACAAAAAGCTGGAAAAGATCGCGGATGCCAAAGCCTACGCCGAGCCCATCCTCAAGCAAGCCCTGAAAACCCGCTTCGGCCTTGACCTGGACGTACAGGCTACGTTCCTGCACCTCTACGTACCCGTCACGGTGCCAGGCTTCCCGATCAAGACCGGGGCGCGTACCTGGACCGTGTCGCTGCTGGATGCCGCGCTGCACAATTTTGAAGAGCGTGAGACCCGGGCCGACGCCTTCGAAGCCGACTCCACGTTTATTACCCAGCCTTCCGAGGTGGTCAGCCGCCCCTCCGATGAGAGCAGCCAGCCCGATGAGGTCATCCGCCGAGCCTGCACCATGGGCGGCGCCGTCGAATTTATCCGCAGGCCCAGCGAGACGGGCCAGTATGAAACCCTGCCGCAGGTTGCCGCTGCCATCAGCATCCCGGCGTTTACCGCGCTGTGTCGCGAGCTTGATATTGGCGGCCAGTATAAAACCTACCTGGAAGACAACCTTGGCATCTCCAATCGCCTCGTCGACCAAGTCCTGCGGCCCAAAGTCAAAACCGCCCAGGAAAGCGCACTGCGGGTCGCGCTGCAACTGGCGCGGATGAACCGTGATATCAGCGAGGACTATCAGCTGGTGATCCTGGGGTTGCTCGACGGCCTGCAAGGCATGCGCATGGATGGGCAAGCCGTGCTGTGCCACGACCTTTCGCTGATGTCAGCGTCGCTGCCCGGCATTCTGGTGTTCGCCCCGGACCTTGAGCAAGCCCGGGAGCCTGGCAGGGTCGTGGCCTATGTGCCTGACGACCCTGAACACCCCATCAAGGAATACGCGTCCACAGCCGACATGATGCTGGAGCTCACGCGCCAGTTACGCACGCCGCAGTACCAGGTCTTTTTCAGTCGTTTCGTCGCTCATGAGCAACGCGGTTTCTTCTTCGCCGACCTGAGCCGACGCCTGTCCAGGGTCACCTGGCAAAAGGCCGAAAAAGGCAGCGAACTGCCCACCTGGCGCGACACCCCGATCGAGCGACCCAACTTGCAGTTTTATGTGACACCGATCACCGGCGATCTTTGGGAACACCTCTACACGCGCAAACTCAATCGGATTCTCAACGATACCGGGGTTATTGCCGTGCCTACCGCCACGGTCGATCGCAACGCGCGGTGGGCGCTCTGGGATTCTTTCGTCAACGTCGTCTCAGCGATTTTTCAAATAGCCCTATTCGTGGTGGCACCTTTCGTACCCTTCCTGGGCGAAATGCTGATGGCCTATATGACCTATCAAATGCTCAGCGAGATGTTCGAAGGCATCATCGACTGGGCCCAGGGCCAGACCACCGAAGCCGCCGAGCACCTATGGGCCACCATGGAGGCACTGATTCAAATAGGCGCCTTCGGTACGGGCAGCCATATTGGCCTGAGTGAACTGCCCAAGGTATTGCCGGCCAAAGTCCTGGCGTTCGTCGAAAGCTTCAAACCCGTCAAGTTGCGCAACGGCAAAACGTTGTATTGGAAGCCTGACCTGGAGCGCTACAAATGCCCGCCCCCCGAAAACAGTATCCGCCCAACCCCGTTGGGCCTGCTTGAGCATAAAGGCAAAAACCTGCTGCCCATCGACCAGGCGCATTATTCAGTCAGCGAGGCGACACTGCCGGGGCGCTACCAGATCGAGCACCCGACTCGGCCCGACGCCTACCAGCCCACGGTGTTTCACAATGGCGACGGCGCCTGGCACACGGAGCTTGAACAGCCCCTGGCGTGGGACAACAACACCGTGCTGCGACGGATTGGCCATAGCGTCGAGGGGTTCTCGATAGCCGAACGCGACCAGATCCTTAACGTCAGTGGCACCTCAGCGGATGCCGTGCGCAAGATGCATGTAAATCGCGAACCAACGCCTGCGCTGCTGGCCGACAGCATTACCCGCTTCCAGATCGACCAGGACCTGCAGCGCTGCATCGATCAGCTTTCCAACCCTGAGCCCAAGCAATATTTGCAGGCTGACCCGCTGCAGCAACTGCAGTTGCTGCAACGCGAGCGTCTCTGGCCCAAAACCCGGCGACTGCAGTTTGTCGATGAGCGCGCAGAAGTCCTCTGGCAGTCTACCGACGATGCGTCACTTGCTACGGCGGTGATCAAGCGTCATCGCCTGGTAGACGGCGACGTGCTCAAAAGCCTGTTGCAAACACTCAGCGAGCGCGAGATCAAGACCTTGCTCGGCGAAGAATTCGCCGTCACCCAAACCCTGCAAGCGCGAACTCGCCTGCTGCGCTCCAAACTGGTGCAGCTACTTAAAGAACATAGGGCTGCACTGTTCGATGAACGCTACCAGGCACTTGAAAAGATCGACAATCCCTTGCAAAAGCGACTCGCTGACCAACTACCGCAGCTGCCCAGCAGCCTCACCCGTGAGTTGCTTAACACGGCCACCGGGGACGAGTGGCTGGAAATTGGCCGGGGCCGCTTGCCACAAGCCCAGGCGGAACTGGCCGCCCATGCCGACCAGGAACTGCGCGTAAGCCGTGCTTATGAAGGGCTAGAGCTGGACTCAGTGCACAACCCAGAAACCGACACGTTGGCGTTGCACAGCCTGTCGCGCCTCTCGGGCTGGCCAAAGGACCTGCGCCTGGAAATTCGTGATCAAGCGTTCGGCGCAACATTGCTCGACAGTAGCGGGCCTGCCGATGCAACAGTGAAGAAAGTGCTGGTTCGACAAGCAGACGGCACTTACCAGCCCTACGACAGTGAGGGCCTGGAGCTGTCCGCTCCCACCGACTTCTACACCAGCGTGCTGCAAGCGCTGCCGGACACCGCACGACAGGCAGTGGGCATTCACATAGATGAGGGAGCGAGGCTCAAGCAGGCAATCCGTGACAACCCGTTGCCGCGCGATGACTTACGGATAGCTGTCACCCCTGGCTCGGTCAAGCAGCCCGCCGTCGATACCTTGCGCCTGCTGGGCATGGACGGCTACCGGCGCGTCGCGCAGCATGTACCGCCCACACTGGAACAGCGCATCCGGGAAATTTACCCAGGTGCCTCCAGCGAGCAAATAGACGAGTTCGTCCAACGCTTGCAAAACCATCCCAATGGGCCGCTCGCAGAACTGGCACGGTTGCGCGGGGAATATGCACGCCTGCGCGACGACCTGGCCCAATGGACGACCACCACCCCAAGCGTCGACCCCACCAGCGGCATTGCGCTGGCACCGGCCGACTACCGTGCCGCACGGCACAACCGCGCCTTGTTCGCCCAACGCGTTGAGCGGTGCTGGCGCCGGGAACCCAACGGCACACCCATTGAAACGCTGAGCTTTGCGGACCCGATACCTGGCGATTTGCCTGAGCTGAGCGCCGACTTCAGCCATGTATCCACCCTGAAACTCAACGGCAGCCCAAGTAGCCGCGGCGTCGAGCGCTTCTTGCAACAGTTTGGCCAATTGCAGACCCTTGACCTGCGCAATTTCCCCCTTCAAACGCTGCCGGAAGTCATCGCGACGATGCCACGGTTGCAGCAACTGAGATTGCGCAATTGTGCACTGACGCTCACGCCGGCCAGCCAGACGACACTGTCTTCAATGATCCGCCTGGCTACCCTGGACCTGGGGCGCAACCCACTGGGGTTGGTGCCAAATATTGAGTCGATGCAAGCACTCACCCATTTGCAGCTTGAAGACACTGGCATTTCGATACTGCCTAATGGCCTGCTGAGCCATACGAATCTGGACGTCGTCAATCTGAGCAACAACCAGTTCACCGAATTGCCGGATGCAGTGTTCGCGCTCAGCCCTCAGGCTGCGAACAAGCTGAATTTTGCGCGAAACCCGCTGACCCAGGTGGCCCGCGAGCGCATCAAGACTTACTACAGAGCGCACAAACGCGATTTTGGGGTCCTGCCGGAGCCAGGCGATATCACGCGCGTACGCTCACTGTTTCCGGCCCTTGACCACATGCAGGCAGGCCGGCTGATCTATGAATTGCCGAGCACACTGCTACAGGGGCAGATCCAGGTTGCGCAGTGGGAAAGCGAAATACTCCAACTGACCTCGCAACTGTCGCGCTGGACAAGGCAACTGCCGGCGCTCAATCCCTCGAATGGCCAGGCCTTTACAGCGGTGGAACAACTGGCGGAACTGGCGGCGCGAGATGCGTTTTCCACCCAGCTGGAAAATCTCTGGCGCGCTCGCGCTACGACGTCGCCGTTTGCCCGGGCGGACAGTTTCTCGTCCGAGCTGACATTCATGGGAGACCTGCCGGAGCTGGCGATCGACTTTGATCATGTGAGCAGACTGACATTGGACGGCGGCAGCTCGGTCCGTGGAGCCCCATCTTTCTTCAAACGATTCGCGCATTTGCGCAGCCTGCAATTGAACCGTTTCGCCCTGGACTCGCTGCCGCAAATTCTCAGCCATCTGCCGCAACTGACCACACTCACGCTGGACCAGTGCGGGGTGATCATCACCGAACAGCTCCAGGTTCACCTGGCATCCCTGCACAACCTTCAATCACTGGCGCTGCCTAACAACCCTCTGGGCACTGCCCCTGATGTTGCCCCCCTGCCGCGCTTGAACCACTTGGATGTTTCCAATGCCAGCCTGTCACAAGTACCCGCCAGCCTGGCAAACCACCCCCGCCTTAGTACGGTCATTTTCACCGACAATCGGATCACTGGCCTGCCCGACGAGCTATTCAAGCTGCCCGCGCAAAAAAGCCAAGGCTACGTTTTTTCAAATAATCCATTGACGGACACTACCCTGGAGCAGATCAAGACCTACTGCCGTGATACCGGGCAAGACTTCGGCGTCACTGCGCCTCTGGCGGATATCCAGGCCACTCAGGCCTTGTTCCCAAGCCTGGACATGGAAGAGGCCAGTGACGTCTTCTATGCCTTGCCGGGCTCTCTGGGGGAAGCCCGCAGCCAGCTCGCACACTGGAAAGCCGAGTTCCAACTGATGAGCGAGACGCTGACAACCTGGCGAGCAGATATTCCAGAATACCATCCGATCACCGGGACCCAGCTGGACGTCACACAAAAATTGGCACAGTTCGCGGCCAGGAACAGCTTCGCCGATCATCTGATTGAATTGTGGCAAGCGCGACAGCCTGACGCGCCAAGGCAAAGGGCCTCAAGCCTGTTTGTCACCGTCCCCTTCATCGGGGACCTGCCCGTGCTGAGCATGGATTTCAGTTCTATTTCCACCCTGGCACTGCAAGGCAACCCCGCTCTGGGCTCAATCTCGACCTTTCTCGACTCGTTTACCGGCTTGCAGTACCTGGGGATACAAGACGCCATGCTCGGCCAAATTCCACCCGCGCTGGCGCGCATGACTTCACTGGAAAGCCTGCTCCTTAACCGGTGCGCAATTGACCTGTCACCACCCGGCCAATCCATGCTCCCAGCACTGCCCCGGCTCGAAACGCTGAACCTGAGCAACAATCCACTGGGCGTACAACCCGATATCAGTGCCCTTCCGGCGCTCGAGCGCCTGCTGTTGTCGAACGCCGGTATTTCGGCGATACCCGACAGGCTGACCGAACACCCACGCCTTGAAATCGCTCTGTTCAACAACAACCAGATCAGGGAACTGCCGCAAAGTCTGTTCACTGTCGCCGATCGCGACCTCAGCGGATTCAGCTTCAACAACAATCCACTTTCGCTGGCCAGCCGAGAACATATAAAAGCCTGGTTTGGACGCACCGGGCAGCACCTTGGAGTCACCATTGCACGCGCGGATATCCAACGCACCATCAACGTGTTCCCCTCCCTCACCGAACTTGAAGCCAACGCATTGTTGTATCAACTTCCGGGCACGCTGCTGGAGGGACAAGCACAGCTCACACGCTGGGAGGCCGATCTAGGCAAGCTCAATGATGACCTGGCACAGTGGGCCACCGCCCTTCCCGAACAGAATCCCGCCACCGGCCGGCCCTTCAGCGCCGCAGAACGAACCCGGCAACTCAATGACAGGCGCGCACTGAGCAACACGCTGGAAGACATCTGGCGCAGCAGGCAAGAGAACAACCCCTTGGCCAGGCCCAACAGCCTGTCACTGAACCTGTCGCATATCGGTGACATGCCGGCATTGAGTGCCGATTTCAGCTTCCTGCTGGAGCTGGGTCTGCATGGCAACCGCCACGCGCAGATAAACGACCCGTTCCTCAAGTGCTTCACCGGTTTGACCAACCTTGAGATGCGTGACCTGCCACTGGATCGGCTGCCCGCCGCGCTGACCGAAATGCCCGCCCTTGAACACCTCACGCTCAGCAATTGCGGCGTTGTATTGGACGCCGAGAACCATACTGTTCTCGTCTCGCTGCACAACCTGCTAAGCCTGAGCCTGGACCGCAACCCGCTGGGGCGCGCACCGGATATTCAAAGCCTGCCGCGCCTGACCTACCTTGACCTTGATGAGACCGGCATCACCGAAGTTCCCGCCAACCTGGTGCGCCAACGGTCGCTGGAAACCTTGCTGTTGACCGACAACCAGATCAGCGAGCTACCCCGTGAGTTATTTGAATTGCCGCCCGCCATCAGCAAAGGCTTCGATTTCTCCGGTAACCCGCTGAGCACCGCCACGCGCGACCGGATCAAAGCTTACTATCGCAATACCGGGGAAGACTTCTGCGTGCTGGCCCAAACAGCAGACCTTGTCCGAGTACAGAAACTCTATCCCAATCTGGACAGCCTGGAAGCCAGTGACTACTTCTACAACCTGCCGGGGACCATCGCCCAGGCCCGAATCGAGCTCACCCGCTTGGAAGGCGAACTCAATGACCTGACCCGCGAGCTGAACCAATGGGAAAGCGAAATCCCCAACGACCCCCTCACCGGGCAGCCTCTTGAGATGGCGGAACGGGAGCTGCAGGAATCACTTCGCGAGGCATTCAAGGAAAAGCTGTTGACAGCGTGGCGTAAACAGCCTGTCGAAGGCTCAAGCACGGCTGAGTTCGAACTGACATGGTACTTGCCGTTGCTGGGAGAGCTGCCGAGACTCACGAAACAGTTCGGCTATGCATTCAAACTGATCCTGGTTAACGAAAGCACGACCGCGCCCAGGCTTGGACGGTTCCTGGAGGCATTCCCCAACTTGGACAGCCTGACCATTGAACGGTACGATTTGGGCGAGCTGCCCGAGGCGATTTCCCGGATGGGCCGGCTCAAAGAGCTGAACTTACCGCAGTGCAACATCCGTCTGACCCCGGATACCGTGGCCAAACTCGGCGAGATGACTCAGCTCAATGTACTGAATCTGCAAAATAACACCTTGGGCATCACCCCTGACCTGAGCAACCTGCAGAGCCTCAGAAAACTCAACCTGACCAATACTGCAATTACGCACATTCCGGAGGGTGTGCTCGGTAATCATCAGTTCATCAGTGTCTCCCTTGCCGGCAACCAGATCACTGAAATGCCGGACGCGCTGTTGCAAGTACCGAGCGAAGTCGGCGTGCGTTACAACCTGGGCAACAATCGGTTCTCGGCGCAAAGCATGGCGACCATCCGGGCTTATTACCATGCTACCGGCAACACCCTGAACGTACAGGGCATTGCCGCAGCCCAGGGAGCGCCGCAGCTACCTGTCGAGGACTGAAAATGCGCAGCCGCTGATCCAGGCTCAACCGCGCTCGGACGGCACCGACGACAGCTCGAACGGGCTGCTGCTGCGCCGCTGGTTGCGGTCTTCACGCGGAGTGGCGCCAAAGAAATTGCGGTAGGCGCTGGAAAAGTGCGGCCCCGAGGAGAAGCCGCAGGACAGGCCGATCTGGATGATCGACTTGCTGGTTTGCATCAGCATCTGGCGCGCCTTGTTCAGGCGCAGCTCCAGGTAGTACTGGCTGGGGACACGGTTGAGGTACTGCTTGAAAATGCGCTCCAGCTGTCGTCGCGATACGCACACGTGCTGGGCGATTTCGTCGGTGGTCAGGGGCTCTTCGATATTGGCTTCCATCAACAGCACCGCCTGGGTCAGCTTCGGGTGGCTGGACCCCAGGCGGTTCTGCAGCGGAATGCGCTGGCGCTCGCCGCCTTCGCGGATGCGCTCCACCACCAATTCTTCGGACACGGCGCCGGCCAGTTCGGCACCATGGTCACGGGCCAGTACCGCCAGCAGCAGGTCGAGTACCGACATGCCGCCGCAGGCGGTCAGGCGGTCGCGGTCCCAGTCGAACAGGTGGCTGGTGGCGATGACCTTGGGGAAACGCTCGGCAAAATCGTCCTGCCAGCGCCAATGCACCGCGGCGCGGTAGCCATCGAGCAGACCAAGCTGGGCCAAGGGGTAGACACCGGCCGACAGGCCACCGATCACACAGCCTGCCCGCACCAACTGCTTGAGCGCGCTGCTGAGCGGGGACGCAATGACGGTGGGCGGTTCATCGGCCAGCAGAAACAGCTTCTGGAAACCCTCCAGCTTGCCGGCCCACGGCTCGCCCGGCAGTTGCCACGCACCTTCGGTCGCAGGCTCGGCAAGCAAGAACGACAGTTCATAAACCACGTCCGGATGCACCCGCTGAGCAACGCGCAAGGCCTCCTCAGCCAGCGCAAGCGTGAGTGCTTTTGTGCTGGGCCAAATCAGGAAACCAATTTTATGGGCGGTCATGGAGTGCTATCCGAAGCGAGTAACGGTAATGAAGACAAAGGCCAATGCTAGCCGGTAAACGAACACAAAGCTCAAAAACGATGTTGATCCCAATCTTGAGATCCAATGTGGGAGGGGGCTTGCCCCCGATCGCTGCGTGTCAGCCAGTGCATATGGATCTGATACACCGCCATCGGGGGCAAGCCCCCTCCCACATAAAGCAGCTCCAACAGAAAGGGATTACTTCAAGCTGCCGGACAGGAACTGCTGCAACCGTTCCGATTGCGGGTTCACCAGCACTTCCCGCGGGTTGCCGCGCTCTTCGACGATGCCTTTGTGCAGAAACACCAGTTGGTTCGACACTTCACGGGCAAAGCCCATTTCGTGGGTGACCACCACCATGGTGCGGCCTTCCTGGGCCAGGTCCTGCATCACCTTGAGCACTTCGCCCACCAGTTCCGGGTCCAGCGCCGAGGTGGGTTCGTCGAACAGCATCACCTCCGGCTCCATCGCCAGCGCACGGGCAATGGCCACGCGCTGCTGCTCGCCGCCGGACATGTGGCCGGGGAACGCATCCTTGCGATGCCCCACACCGACCTTGGCCAGGTAGTGCTCGGCCTTTTCACGGGCTTCTTTCTTCGACACGCCGAGTACATGCACGGGTGCTTCCATCACGTTTTCAATCGCGGTCATGTGCGACCACAGGTTGAAATGCTGGAACACCATGGACAGGCGCGAACGCATGCGTTGCAGCTGCTTGGGGTCGGCGGCCTTCATCGCGCCGTCCTTGTTCGCCACCAGTTTCAGCTCTTCGTTATTGAGCAGAATCTTGCCGGCGTGGGGTTGCTCAAGCAGGTTGATGCAACGCAAAAAGGTACTTTTGCCCGAACCGCTGGAACCGATGATGCTGATCACATCACCGGCCGCGGCGGCCAGGGACACGCCTTTGAGCACTTCATGACTGCCATAGCGTTTATGCAGGTCTTGGACTTCAAGCTTATACATGCGGTCGGTTCTCACAAAAACAGGTGGTCAGTCGTTGAGCAAGCGCCCGTGACGCAGCGCATCGCGCCCCGCCACCTTGGCCAGCCAGAAACCCGCTTGGGCATAACGTAGCCGTTCAACGGCAAACAACACCCCCGAGGTGCCCGCGCAGATAATGCTGACGCGGTCGGTCAAGGGGTCTATCACTTCAAAAATCGGTTCGCCGGTTTCAACCCAGTCACCGGCCTTACGCAGGTAACTGATCACCCCGGCGTGGGGCGCGAACAGCAACTCGGTGCCTTCAAAGGGCATGCCTTCACAGGGTTCGTGTTGCGGCGCGGGCCACTCGCCGGTGATCAGGCCTTGTTCGGCGAGGAACGCCAGGATGCCCTCGGCATGGAAGATCGCCTCGTCGCGGCCGGTGTCGGCCTGGCCGCCCAGCTCCAGGGTAGTGGCCAGACACGCCAGCGGAATCTGCGCCTCGGGGAAGGCGCGCGACAACCGCAGCCACGGCAACGAACACGCCTCGTCAAACGAACTGCCGC
This region of Pseudomonas sp. MUP55 genomic DNA includes:
- a CDS encoding ABC transporter ATP-binding protein, which encodes MYKLEVQDLHKRYGSHEVLKGVSLAAAAGDVISIIGSSGSGKSTFLRCINLLEQPHAGKILLNNEELKLVANKDGAMKAADPKQLQRMRSRLSMVFQHFNLWSHMTAIENVMEAPVHVLGVSKKEAREKAEHYLAKVGVGHRKDAFPGHMSGGEQQRVAIARALAMEPEVMLFDEPTSALDPELVGEVLKVMQDLAQEGRTMVVVTHEMGFAREVSNQLVFLHKGIVEERGNPREVLVNPQSERLQQFLSGSLK